The stretch of DNA TTGTGGAACTGGTTTagatgctacagtaccttctgaCAGATATTAGTGGGCTAAAGAGACCGTGGGAGGGGTACGAGTGGTCCTTCACAATGCAATGCTTAATTATAATGGCGGTTGGAATGGTCCTAATGATCTTTCCTGCTGTATGAACTATCCATTGCAAGAccctgcagttcccaaaccagacggCGATGCAGTACGCTCTCGAGGGTGTCTGTGTTGACTTGCCTTCCTCAGCCATCAAAGGATGTGGTGACGCTGCTGGTTATGAgaaaaccaactcaggatcccagattaggaccaaaagtgcagccatgcaatcatcagcaccacactggttcagatggaatggaacggTGAGAGGTTTTTATAGTGGCTGTATGCACATTAATATCACACCCAGGACAGAGTAATTGCatgttaaggaccttgctcaagggcccaacgaagtagagtcacttttggcgcttacgggattcgaaccagcaaccttccgattgccagtgaaaatccctagcctcagagcctccaCTCTGCTGGCTAAGGAGGTGGTGTTAATTTAATATCAGCTGCTAAGTGCACCTGACCAGTTCAACCACAGAGCCCTCGGTGGGTGCAGTGTCATGTGGACAGCATGGGCCTCCCTGAACTTAATCATCTCTTCTGTCTTGCCCACATTAACAGATAAATTGGTGCACTTGCACTGCCCAGCCTGCCGGTTACCGAatctccattctgtaagctgaTCCATCCCAATTGTTGATGAGACCCACCACTGAGGTTTTCgataaacagtaataaatatgtTACGATGGCTAAGCCAAGTGACAGTAATGAACCTCTACACTGCAGTTAGCAGCTATGGAGTTTAAAGGAAGATCGTGGCCAGgcattgaaaataaatgaagcaacGGCATGGAAACAAGGCACACCAAAAACGGTGCACTTCGCGGACTGCCTCGTTTCCAGTGCAAATCATTAGAGGGGCTACACTGTGGGGAAGACAGGCCAGTCCTCTTCACCTCAGCCTCGCATATGGAGGAGGAGGATGGCGGTAAAGGGCGACAGCACAGCCCACCTGTCACAATGTAAGCGATTAGAGCAGCACCTGCAAAACATTCGTGCATTACTTCGTGTGCTTGCGGTTCTAAACtatatgttaaattatatttCACAAATGTCTAAACATGTTACTGCATATGTGCTGACATGGCCACACGCGATGTCACGCAAATAACGATTCCATTAACTTGAACTTGAGTACCGATAACCTCGCATACTCCGTTAGCCGCTGTGCACTGGCtattttatacaataaataaataaataaataaaattctttttgtcttACCGTAGCTGTCCCGTTAAAATGCCCACGTCACACATTACTTTTAAACAATGTACATTGTTAGCATATCATATCTTCTGGACGGAGGGCAAACCATACAACGTAAATGAGCCAATTGGATTTTAATACACACAAGACGCTCCCGGCTCGTGCCACATGAGGGCCGGCGGTCGAACTCCGTCCTGCCCTCGTCCGAACTCGCAGCGCCTCTCCGGCGGTGACAGCACCGTACTCCTAGCAGTGACAGTCCGCTTACCGCGCACCTTCCCCCCCGCCTCGCCGCCTCTCACCCCGTGGGTGCGGCACAACTCACCCATTAAGCTGAAGAGGATCCGCGCACAGACGCTGGCCCAGCCGGAGCCCAAGTCATGGTAAGAGTTAAAGATGGCGTCGATGATGAAAATGCAAGGGACTCGGAGCGACACTTCCAGGATCTCCAAGGCCCAAGGCCAAAAGCGGCCGTGAGGCGAAGCCATTACAACGAGCTTCTTGTGGGGAGGGGGGGACTGGCCCTCTCCCCCTACGATCTGAGCCCCCGTAACTTATTCTATCCTTGGTCAATAAGGAGTTCTACTTGACAGAATCCTCCGTGAACGCCATTTTCCCCGGGACTCCCAGTTTACTATGTGCGGAACGCGGAAGCGGCAATGGCCGAGCGTCATACACGCGCTCCTAACGTGACGTCTGACACCTCGTTACCATAGCAACTGAGGGCCAACCAGAGACGTGGGGCTGAGGCGCtccgtaaaaataaaaaacattacgtGCTCGTAGGCATCCAGCACATCCGGGACCTTCATGTAGAGGCTGACGTCTGTTAAGTGAGGATGGCGCGTCGACGCGTCACCCCTCATAGATAACTTTAGATTATATAGGCTTAGATaagagttttcttttaaaaatgttcttcctttttagacattctggtgtgtgttcggACTGTAgactgtatgtttgtttgtttatttgtttattgagcttctgaaaaaagccaaatttaccccTGGGGATAAAAAgttatctatttatcatatagcgTCTTTCTATCTACCTAtaaactttatcaatcccaaggagaaaATTACATTTAGACATCAAgcgcagaaacataaaaaacaaagccaGAGATTCATTGGACAAATCATGAAATCAATCAATAGATAAGATAAATAATACATGTGTTTTGTGCGGAAATAGCAACTTTGGAATTAATATGGGATATTAAAGATATTTGATATAAAACTAAAACACTTTTCATCAGTAACTGATTTaagcattatattattattattatctgcaaTTGTGCTTGACGCCATACCTTCTGTGTCTATTAAATTCTTACAACATGTCTTCAATGTGGATTTAAAGGTAGATGTTGAGTCAAATAAAATATTGGACAGTATGAGCATAAAAGACAAATATTATAACAATGTCTTCGGACATTTTGTCAGAAATACGCAAAGCCCTTCAACAAGAAGGTTCTGTCACTTTGAAGATAGGAATTGGAATTACATCCCATAAGGGCCCTATACTACCAATaaaattcaattttacttttattcatcATATTTACCCTCTTAAGTTGCTAGTAAGGTTTTAAAACGCATCTTTAGATGGAAGGACCACCAGTAaacaatgaaatatcaaaaacatgATCCTATTCGTGATCACCAAACGTGAAATAGAATTGAACATATTTCTGATCCCCATTtcaagttttgtaaaaaaaaaaaaggagtaacTTTAACTTTGACCCCCATCAAGTCCATGTCCCATTAgagggtgaacccctggggtctgTCGAGGTGGCCTGCACAAGTCTttctgatccttttttttttttcagaagacCCCCATTGGTTCGCTCTTTATCATAAGCCTGTCATTTCCAATACAAAATGAATTACTGTAAAAATTAGGGTTTTTTCAAGTCTAGAGGGGCCAAAAATAACGAGGAACCCCAAAAAAGCTTGAGGTCCTGCTCAATTAGACATCAAGGTGTGTCAAACTGCATATCATACAGTCAGGAGAAGCCTAACCACagtaaactgaagtgatttcaaagcactcAGAAAAAGCCTCACCATCTTCAAATaaacaccagaattactaaaaagaaagcaATACGTCTGAGATGGCTCAGGTTAAAAAGAGCAGCCGCGGTCACCGAGAGGCACTATGAGGGAGGACTTATTGTATTGCTGTCGGTATGAAGGAACTCCATTCGCAGTTCTTGTCCCACGTCTGTTGAAcaattcattggctaaaagtactcgGGGTTGGTGTGTCAGAGGGAGGATGTGCGGCATTGTTCATGGTGGTCCAGAGTCGGAACTCTGTACTGTGCCCCCTCTACACAGcagttgtattatttttttattaatatctaCTTCAACGtattaactattatttatttatttacccagTATCTGTTTTGAGTGTCATATAGTCTAGTCTCGTctagttctttacctgtctttaTGTGTGTGTTACACCCAGGggcgtcttaacgcatgggcacagtgggcactggctgggggtccacaatgtttctgatgcctgtgtTCTGTTATCAAAACAGGGGTCCCAGTGCATTATCCCCcgtgatgctgttaagatggccctgcgtGTCCTGCAGAGTGGTCCCGATATTTCGTGCCACTGTATACTGCAATATAAAATGCGGATGGTATGCCAGTAACGCCATTCGACTTTTCCCGTCATTTTAATTGCCtcgtttgtttctttttaaagatttgcttcaTTTTCTCCCACAAATGGCAGCCCAGccgaaatgagacgtgaaacgagggAGCCACCAGCTGACCTTCTGAGTCGGGGTCCCAAACTCCAACCAGGGCCTTAATTAGAacccgattcttgttgttaattcatTCCAAGGCCCCTTGGTGCTCTCATTAACgcaacagacatttccaaaattgttgcttctcttttcttttaaaaaaatgttttgtgggcctgagcagatcagcgttaccgagaccttcacctttctttatttgcagatattgtatgatggggtTGGGCGGTCAGCTGATCACGTGTCGACTTCTTCGTCTTCTCTTGTTTAATGGCGGTTGGCAAATCTCGTGTCGGCTCGTTTAGCGCCTCATtactgtctggctgctaattaaggaaaaaaagaagaaataattaagaggtctgagtcttaaatagcatgccaattaaaatgaagacaaattaCGTAAATAGCGACAGAAACAGGTGACTAATtaagagaagggttagaatgaaagcctgcagctgcGGCAGCCCCCCAGAGGACCGCACTTGGAATCCCCTGAAAGAGGCTGATAAGCTGTAAATGTAGTTGAACATGGCCGCTAGATGTCGCTCTTGCACTACATTACCTGCTGGCTTACTCCCACTTAGTGACAGAGCCCGACATTGCTGCaccagcttaatccagttcagggtcgcAGTGAGCGGGGGCCCATGGGGGCCGCAtcgggcacaaagcagaaaaacAGGCCTGGATAGTGTGAACCCACCCCCAACCATCAAAGGCGAATTCCCTATTACTGTACACTTATAAATgaatttcatagatagatagatagatagatagatagatagatagagtgtagacactatataatagatagatagatagatagatagatagatagatagatagatagatagatagatagatagatagagtgtagacactatataatagatagatagatagatagatagatagatagatagatagatagatagatagatagagtgaaagacacgtgtagacactatataatagatagatagatagatagatagatagatagatatgaaaggcactatataattaatagatagatagatagatagatagatagatagatagatagatagatagatagagtgtagacactatataatagatagatagatagatagatagatagatagatagatagatagatagatagatagatagatagatagatagatagatagatagatagatagatactttattatttccaatgggaaattcacatactcacagcagcagcatactgattaaaaaacagtattaaattaaataaaagcgcagtgcaagttaaaaaatgcaaggtggtgagtgtgaggcaggtataacagacaataactttgaataatgttaacgtttaccccttcaggtggaattgaagagtctcatagtgtggggtctactcagtctgtcagttagcaggatggtgacagcagtctgttgctgaagctgctcctctgtctggagatgatcgtgttcagtggatgcagtggattctccatgattgacaggagtctgctcagcgcccgtcgctctgccacagatgtcagactgtccagctctgtgcctacaatagagcctgccttcctcaccagtttgtccagacgtgaggcgtccctcttctttatgctgcgtccccagcacaccaccgcgtagaagagggcactcgccacaaccgtctgatagaacatctgcagcatcttattgcagatgttgaaggacgccagccttctaatgaagtatagtcagctctgtcctctcttacacagaacatcggtattggcagtccagtccaatttatcatccagctgcactcccaggtatttataggtctgcaccctctgctcacagtcacctctgatgatctcagggtccatgaggggcctggacctcctaaaatccacctccagctctttggttttgctggtgttcaggtgtaggtggtttgagtcgcaccatttaacaaagtccttgattaggttcctatactcctcctcctgcccactcctgatgcagcccatgatagcagtgttgtctgcgaacttttgcacgtgttgtattggaagtccgatgtatgttggctgaacaggaccggagaaagtccagtcccctgcagcgctgctgaccacaatgtcagacctgcagttaccgagacgcacatattgaggtctgtctgtaagatagtccacgatccatggcaccaggtgtgaatctactcccatctctgtcagcttgtccctaaggagcagaggttggatggtgttgaaggtgctagagaagtccagaaacataattcttacagcaccactgcctctgtccaagtaggagagggatcatagcaaatagatgatggcatcctccgctcccaccttctcctggtatgcgaactgcagagggtcgagggcgtgatggACCTgcagcctcaggtggtgaagcagcagccgctccatggtcttcatcacgtgTGACGTCaaagtgacaggccggaagtcattcagctcactaggacgtgatatctttgggactggggtgatgcaagatgttttccaaagcctcgggactctccgctgttccaggctcaggtggaagatgtgctgtagaggactccccagctccaacgctgGGGCTGTCAGCCTGCCTCCTAACCGATCCTCCTCTAACGGGgccttcctcttcatcttttcccacttctatgtggggctGATGTGCTTAATCAGCCTTCTCCACACAGCTCGGCCCTAcacctccttgccagtcaagccTTTTCTGACCTTCTTTTACTTTCTCTGTCCACCTCCGCTTTGGCCCCCCTCATTTCTCTTCTATTTCTGTGATTCTTTTGCCCACCTATTCCTTGTCTCTTTTCATCACAAGTCCCTACCACCTCAACCCCCATTCCCGTACTTTCTCagatgtctctcccacttttgttgtacctctgaatGTCTCAGTTcttattctttcctttttttgtccatctccacattctcatctCTGCCACATCCAGCTTCTTCTCCTGTCCatatctcagctccatacatcactgGTGGTCTTAAAAGCTTCACCTTCAactttcaccttaattcttcaatcaaaCAAAACTCTCCTGCTACCTTCTCCCTGTTGCTCCATCCACAATGCACTCTGTGGCTTATCTCAGCATCGAGGTGTCCATCTTGGTCTACCGGTGATCCtcgatatttaaatttatcaacTCCCCACATTCTACAGGGGGCACCATCAAGAACATCCTGACCAGCTACATCACTGTCGGGCTGGGGTACCATGACATCTCTAAACCATAAGGTCATACAAGGGATAGTGCACGCAGCAGAAAAGATCAATGGGACCATCCTGCCCAGCTTTAAAGAACCTCACCTCCATCTTGTAGAAGGTACAGTGGCGATCCGAACCAGTTCTGACAGGTTCTAGCTCTTGGTGGTCTGGACTCTGACCCCCTGACCCCCAcgccctcagatctgctcctagtagctTATTCATATGCAGTCTATTTGTCACACTTGTCACtactattgttgttattatttattaattactgtCTATTTCAAATTATTCCCATCTAGTTACTTTCCTATTATTTATAGTGCAGTAAAGTTCTTTACTTGTCCTGCCCTCGTCCGTGTTTATGTGTACGTTGCACCACGGTGGTCCTGTTATCTCGCGTCACTGTATGCTACAATAtgctgtatggatggtatgacaataaagccacttgacttgaacGGTAATAATTGTTAGTAAATCTAATAATGACCATCTTAGTTAAACAAACTAAGAgggatatagaaaaaaaaaaacatacttctgTCGCGGCCGAAAAGAAAGATGGAAATCAGTCATAGGGTGCTAAAGTTATCTGTAATATAATCATCATATAGCGCCGTAACCTGTGGGATTCTCGCAAGACGTTTGTAACTCTGTACATCATGTTAAGATCTGTGGTGGTCCTACAGttttggggccctgaagcttgaactgttatgtgGGCCCTTTTCACAACCCGCAATGGGGACCACTGATATCTTCTTCAATGGGTTTTTCACAATGGATCACCATACAGTTTTTAAGAATTTAACCACTACATCTCAAATTTTGATTGAAATTGCTGTACTGAATTGCAccatattatttatctttttttaaaccCTTCTCATACAGATTAAAATCACTTCTGTGGAccagcttcattagtttcattgtGAATCTGTCCATGCATAAGATTGTATGTTATTATAGGCTTACATTTCCTTTGATTAGAATTATAGATTTTGTTCTGACTGTATTTGATATAAACATTGTAAGGTATGttgtaaaaaaacacattaaaatgtatgcatttatcgTCCATAGCGTTTATACGCTCGTGCCAAGGGAACAGAGCGCATTCTGGAAGTTGTAGTCACGTTAGTGGGGCGGAAAACTACACTTCCCATCGCCCCTCACCAAACGGCGCATGCGCGAGTCTTCTCGGCGGCCGTCAAGCGCTAATCGTAATAGGGCTGCCGTGCTGCTTCAGTCTAGCCAGTCTGTTGTGAGGCGAGGCGCTCATCTTTAGTCAGAGGGGTTTCAAGTTTCCATGTGATCGGAACGTTCAGCGGGACTTCACAAATTAGCTGCACCCCTTTCCCCGTTATCTTCTTTTCTGAATCGGAGTAAAGGGCAGGCTTTGCCGAAAGTGTCTCTTCAACCAGGAATGTTTCCACTTGACTCATCGTTTTTCAGCGCTTGATCGGTgggagtgaaaaaaaaacaggaggatCTTTCTGTCAGGAGCTCGGCGAAAGGCAACCGCGAGGCAAAGGGTTTAGGTAGACCTGTTTGTAGTGGAAAAGTTGTATTTTAGGATCTACGGAGGCGGCTTAGCGGGTGTGACACGGATCACTTGCCCTTCCCTTTCATTCATACACCGCGTTCCTGACCCTGATCACGAGCACTTTCCTGCTTTGCCCTCGGCTGGATTCGTCTGATGCTGCGAGCAGCCAGCGGTGCTTTTTAACTTTGAAGCGGACGTTCCTAAGaagtttattattaataattttattccCCGTGCTAACGTGGACGTCGTATTTGGATGAATTTCCTCCACGCCTGGAACCGGGGCAGTTTGTAAGGAAGGGGCTCCTCTTGTACCAGCGCCAGCTGTCTGCATTTGTCTCCCCAATTCGCCTCCTCCGTTTGCGCGATGCTGCCTTGCCTGGGGAAGCTCATGCGGCCCACCTTCTCCTTGAAGCCCGGACTTTTCTTTGGGAAGGTCCCCGTGCCTACAGCGATTCCTGTTCGCTGGGCTCAGCTGTCGCCACGCACGCATTTTGGCACCCACCCTCATAAGGAACCCATGGAGCCTTTGAACTCCCCGCAGGGCGCCCGGGAATTCATCTACAGCCTCCACCCAAGCGAGCGGAGCTGCCTCCTCCGGGAGCTGCACCGCTTTGAGTCGATCGCGATCGCACAAGGTAAGGCTTTACCGTGGGGATCATGTGAAGCACGCCGCCCGTATTCTCTAGGGGGGTCGGGGTCGCCAGGCAACGGGGGAGTGTGTGTTTTTCGGGGGGAGTGGGTTAAAAACAATCGATGGTATCGATTTGTCACCCGCTACTCCGCAGATGATGCGCGTCCTCGAAATGTCTGTGATG from Polypterus senegalus isolate Bchr_013 chromosome 16, ASM1683550v1, whole genome shotgun sequence encodes:
- the LOC120516943 gene encoding transmembrane protein 65-like gives rise to the protein MLPCLGKLMRPTFSLKPGLFFGKVPVPTAIPVRWAQLSPRTHFGTHPHKEPMEPLNSPQGAREFIYSLHPSERSCLLRELHRFESIAIAQVPEVSRYSKRPVPLSRTPGELAASQEKLEMAPPSSAQLRYGKMFLSM